The Porites lutea chromosome 11, jaPorLute2.1, whole genome shotgun sequence genome includes a region encoding these proteins:
- the LOC140952681 gene encoding E3 ubiquitin-protein ligase TRIM45-like produces MASTVTLTEFIVNLKGKFTCYYCKGYLNNPKTLPCLHSYCSGCLRRLEMENLGGETTRCPLCKAPIELPDGVNIENLPSPMYLIRLQEMLKIRNNNPELACGSCDRKSAAISYCSDCKCFVCVSCVEVHERIKVMKLHRIIELKDFSAKDLSSLIQAPLSCTQEGHKMEALDQFCKDCEKQVCDKCSASSHRGHNVVMISQASRESKKRICHAMDDLQDKMLSCREDIRRVDQSYKTVERRVITARQEVQRKIEELIGFLRKHCDSTLTELEGIYRDQQVSIIKHRKELELQLSQMQRAHEYAKDVLDRDIGGEILDMERPVKRRFQQLITMKTNTLSQSQRSINVDYIPDRNVLRTLKESELGRIFVSHTDPGNCTAEGEHMTQHLTGTGERIEFTIYTKDSDCKPSYSENDRVTVRIQSKQGTAIPTRIEDKKDGSYVVSYTPLKTGVYQIDARVRGEPIKANPFTVHVTTRAEYLKASRINLENAARPQEYKPLISFGLTSNQNSLQLKRPCGIAASPSGEVVVADSWNRRILVFNRHAKFVTQLEGSYDMTNPVGVDFDSEGNIVVSDSDNQMVNVIDRSGVTLKTFGSKVLDCPWGVCVTAEGKIAVCDWGSASIKEFSQQGKLIKEFSSSFSAKPYYIIHHNGKYFVTFDTHCVEVFKNDGGFLYRVGEKGSGEGQLRDPRGMAIDSQENLVVCDSGNHRLHVFTTDGKAFTIGSRGRELGQFDKPQDAVVASDGRLFVTDYSNNRVQIFKNN; encoded by the coding sequence ATGGCCTCGACGGTGACACTAACCGAATTTATCGTGAACCTTAAAGGCAAATTTACTTGCTACTATTGTAAGGGGTATTTAAACAATCCCAAGACCCTACCATGTCTCCACAGTTATTGCAGCGGCTGCCTTCGTCGATTAGAAATGGAAAATCTAGGAGGAGAAACAACAAGGTGCCCGTTATGTAAAGCCCCAATTGAGTTGCCTGACGGTGTAAATATTGAAAACCTTCCTTCGCCGATGTACCTGATTCGACTGCAAGAAATGCTAAAGATACGAAATAACAATCCTGAGCTGGCGTGTGGAAGCTGTGATCGAAAATCAGCCGCTATTTCTTATTGCTCCGATTGTAAATGCTTCGTGTGTGTAAGTTGTGTTGAAGTACACGAGCGAATTAAAGTGATGAAACTTCACCGCATTATTGAGCTAAAGGATTTCTCGGCTAAAGATCTTTCGTCGTTGATACAAGCTCCTCTCTCGTGCACCCAAGAAGGACACAAGATGGAAGCATTGGATCAGTTTTGCAAGGACTGTGAGAAACAGGTTTGCGACAAATGCTCCGCGTCTTCGCACAGGGGTCATAATGTGGTAATGATCAGCCAAGCGAGCAGAGAAAGCAAGAAGCGTATATGTCATGCCATGGATGATTTGCAAGATAAAATGTTATCTTGCCGCGAAGATATCAGGCGCGTAGACCAAAGCTACAAGACTGTGGAGCGGCGAGTGATCACAGCGAGGCAGGAAGTACAGAGGAAGATTGAAGAACTCATTGGTTTTCTAAGAAAGCACTGTGACTCTACTCTTACTGAATTGGAGGGTATTTACAGAGATCAGCAAGTTTCCATAATAAAGCATCGTAAAGAGCTGGAGCTGCAGTTAAGTCAAATGCAGAGGGCTCATGAGTATGCTAAAGACGTTCTGGACAGGGACATTGGGGGAGAAATATTGGACATGGAGCGGCCTGTTAAGAGACGCTTTCAGCAGCTTATTACAATGAAAACGAATACATTATCACAGTCTCAAAGGAGCATTAACGTGGACTACATTCCTGATCGGAATGTTCTGAGGACTCTTAAGGAATCTGAGCTCGGGCGAATTTTCGTTAGCCACACCGACCCTGGGAATTGTACAGCTGAGGGCGAGCACATGACTCAGCATCTCACTGGTACCGGAGAAAGAATCGAGTTTACAATTTACACGAAAGACTCCGATTGCAAACCGAGTTATTCTGAAAACGATCGCGTTACAGTGCGCATCCAATCAAAACAAGGCACGGCGATTCCCACAAGAATCGAGGACAAGAAAGACGGTAGTTACGTGGTGAGTTACACACCGTTAAAGACTGGCGTTTACCAGATTGACGCCAGGGTTCGTGGCGAGCCAATTAAAGCAAATCCCTTTACAGTTCACGTTACTACAAGAGCGGAGTATCTGAAAGCTAGTCGGATAAATTTGGAAAACGCCGCTAGACCTCAAGAATACAAACCCCTGATATCATTTGGCCTTACCTCCAATCAAAACAGTCTACAGCTCAAACGGCCATGTGGGATTGCAGCGAGTCCCTCTGGGGAGGTTGTTGTAGCCGACTCATGGAATCGTCGTATTCTTGTTTTCAACCGACACGCAAAGTTTGTTACTCAGTTGGAAGGTAGCTACGATATGACAAATCCAGTTGGAGTCGATTTTGATTCCGAGGGTAACATTGTGGTTTCCGACAGCGACAATCAGATGGTAAATGTCATAGATCGATCTGGCGTGACCCTAAAGACGTTTGGAAGCAAAGTACTGGATTGTCCGTGGGGAGTTTGCGTCACAGCAGAGGGCAAAATTGCTGTGTGTGATTGGGGGAGTGCATCCATAAAAGAATTCTCACAACAAGGAAAGCTGATCAAAGAATTCAGCAGTAGCTTTTCAGCCAAACCGTATTACATCATTCATCACAATGGCAAGTACTTCGTCACATTCGATACGCATTGTGTGGAAGTATTCAAGAATGACGGCGGCTTCTTGTACAGGGTTGGCGAAAAAGGCTCCGGTGAAGGACAGTTAAGAGATCCAAGAGGAATGGCTATAGATAGCCAAGAAAATCTTGTTGTCTGCGATAGCGGAAATCACCGGCTTCACGTTTTTACCACGGACGGAAAAGCATTCACAATAGGTTCCAGAGGCAGAGAGTTGGGACAGTTTGACAAACCTCAAGACGCTGTTGTAGCATCTGATGGCAGACTGTTCGTTACTGATTATAGTAATAATCGCGTGcagatatttaaaaataattag
- the LOC140952643 gene encoding protein spire homolog 1-like codes for MFLSDILNCFRAPLSENQALAVCYQSAKELVAIRKESFGALRRQKIDIELTTIEIRKDGSIFFTSINESSSVEEESAVLFNLGSVVYECLDFGMEALVERQLDEELEKLILDMTNCDQGDEGISLSDAYLYETTSSPRGRIPSKKERTSGKDQEIIRGDITLEAVLSRCANHLPRDILDPGEHFRAVCRALVSEAVELSTFLHQLCNGRALVAQTWGRGVGPTNWAFLQKLQEAEWAQLWLQVMRELRQGVSLRHVDQTKLPPATYELSPYEILLKDIRFKRYTLNHVAITAQVKKDAHDVILEFIRSRPPLTKASLRKVKQCPKRSPSPRDRLLSEIRSPPKLKPTPMPVLKSVRELYFEEKTGILFNDSNFTPPKRKCLKPANKLTELINRWDSSSTVEIDISPIISRAETPHVIASDAEDEYNNNETGPLSQSDDIDGKGRRSSSSSDSSFLSLDDEDCIKNRNFNSFEIINSIECDPVFPPSLDNLRAVTITSKIYMTMKEVKHMRRTLALLELGALDPEQKLYKDLASGRLCFCCRTRKFSLFGKWSRVCEICECKVCYSCIHAVDSASSYIFQEELNVNERDSGIADMSWPFVGYLNLGGESEEGKSHRICLACKRFVNMHC; via the coding sequence ATGTTTCTGTCGGATATTCTCAATTGCTTCAGAGCACCACTTAGCGAGAACCAAGCTTTGGCTGTCTGTTACCAGAGCGCGAAGGAGTTGGTTGCCATTCGTAAAGAAAGCTTCGGTGCTTTAAGACGACAAAAGATCGACATTGAACTAACAACAATCGAAATTCGTAAAGATGGCAGCATTTTCTTCACCAGTATAAACGAATCTTCTTCGGTTGAAGAAGAGTCGGCGGTACTTTTTAATCTGGGCAGCGTGGTTTACGAGTGTCTAGATTTCGGTATGGAGGCGCTTGTGGAACGGCAACTCGACGAAGAACTGGAAAAACTTATTTTAGACATGACAAACTGCGACCAAGGAGACGAAGGTATTTCCCTCTCAGACGCTTATTTGTACGAGACAACGAGCAGCCCTCGTGGACGGATTCCGTCAAAAAAAGAACGAACCTCAGGAAAAGATCAAGAAATCATTAGAGGAGATATCACGTTGGAAGCTGTTTTGAGTCGCTGCGCTAACCActtgccaagggatattttggACCCTGGAGAACATTTCCGCGCCGTTTGTCGAGCTCTTGTCAGCGAAGCCGTTGAACTTTCAACGTTTCTTCATCAGCTTTGTAATGGGCGTGCTCTTGTCGCTCAAACATGGGGCCGTGGTGTAGGACCTACAAATTGGGCGTTTTTACAGAAACTACAAGAGGCAGAATGGGCTCAGTTGTGGCTTCAAGTCATGAGAGAACTACGCCAAGGTGTCAGCTTACGACATGTTGATCAAACCAAGTTGCCTCCTGCTACATACGAGCTATCTCCGTACGAAATTCTTCTCAAGGACATTCGCTTCAAACGCTACACCCTGAATCACGTTGCCATCACCGCTCAAGTGAAGAAGGACGCTCATGATGTAATTCTGGAGTTTATTCGTTCACGACCACCGCTTACAAAGGCGAGCCTTCGTAAAGTGAAGCAGTGCCCGAAGAGAAGTCCAAGTCCTCGCGACAGGTTACTGAGTGAGATCCGATCACCACCGAAGTTAAAACCGACGCCGATGCCAGTCTTAAAGAGCGTTAGAGAGCTATACTTCGAGGAGAAGACCGGCATCTTGTTCAATGATTCCAATTTCACTCCTCCTAAGCGAAAGTGCCTTAAGCCAGCAAACAAGCTAACTGAACTTATCAACCGCTGGGATTCATCATCGACAGTAGAAATCGATATATCTCCGATCATTAGCCGAGCAGAGACCCCTCATGTTATCGCCTCTGACGCCGAAGATGAATACAATAACAACGAAACCGgtcctctcagccaatcagatgaCATCGATGGCAAAGGCAGAAGGTCGAGTAGCTCAAGTGATTCAAGCTTTCTGTCACTCGATGACGAGGACTGTATTAAAAACAGAAACTTCAACAGCTTTGAGATCATAAATAGCATTGAATGTGACCCAGTTTTTCCTCCATCACTTGACAATCTACGCGCTGTCACAATAACGTCCAAAATTTACATGACAATGAAGGAAGTGAAACATATGCGCCGCACTTTGGCTCTGTTGGAACTTGGTGCCCTAGACCCTGAACAAAAGCTCTACAAGGATCTGGCCAGTGGCAGGCTGTGCTTTTGTTGCCGTACCAGGAAATTTTCTTTATTTGGAAAGTGGTCACGTGTGTGTGAAATCTGCGAATGTAAGGTCTGTTATTCGTGTATTCATGCAGTGGATAGCGCTTCCAGTTATATTTTCCAGGAAGAGTTGAATGTGAATGAGCGAGATTCCGGCATCGCCGATATGTCTTGGCCATTTGTGGGTTACCTTAACCTAGGAGGAGAATCGGAAGAGGGTAAATCACACAGAATTTGTCTGGCTTGTAAACGATTTGTTAATATGCATTGTTAA
- the LOC140952006 gene encoding ras-related protein Rab-23-like → MREEDVEVAIKVVVVGNGAVGKSSMIQRYCKGIFTKDYKKTIGVDFLERQISIRSEDVRLMLWDTAGQEEFDAITKAYYRGAQACAIVFSTVDRDSFETVEKWRTKVEEECGSIPMVLVQNKIDLIDQAVVQVDEAESLAKKLRLKFYRTSVKEDLNVNDVFMYLSERYLEALQNVDVEEPKSQQQKNVAGMFNTASPANNSQPGNNNARAAQQVESGDIITLKPNKQRTKGKKKLACSLL, encoded by the exons ATGAGGGAAGAAGACGTAGAAGTAGCCATAAAAGTTGTGGTAGTTGGAAATGGAGCCGTCGGAAAAAGCAGCATGATCCAGAGATACTGTAAAGGAATATTCACCAAAGATTACAAGAAGACGATAGGAGTAGACTTTTTAGAGCGGCAAATAAG TATACGAAGCGAAGACGTTCGACTGATGCTGTGGGATACGGCAGGGCAGGAAGAATTCGACGCCATAACCAAAGCCTACTATCGCG gTGCTCAGGCCTGTGCAATAGTTTTTTCCACTGTTGACAGAGACTCCTTTGAAACTGTAGAAAAGTGGAGAACAAAA GTGGAAGAAGAATGTGGTAGTATACCTATGGTGTTagtacaaaacaaaattgatttGATTGACCAAGCTGTTGTTCAAGT AGATGAAGCGGAGTCTTTAGCCAAAAAATTGAGGTTAAAGTTTTATCGTACATCAGTAAAGGAAGATCTTAATGTAAATGATG TATTCATGTACCTGTCTGAGAGATATTTAGAAGCATTACAAAATGTTGATGTAGAAGAACCAAaatcacagcaacaaaaaaatg TGGCTGGAATGTTTAACACCGCATCACCAGCAAACAATTCTCAGCCTGGAAATAACAATGCACGTGCAGCACAGCAAGTAGAAAGTGGAGATATTATTACACTAAAACCtaacaagcaaagaacaaagGGTAAAAAGAAATTGGCATGTTCTTTGTTGTAA
- the LOC140952008 gene encoding small ribosomal subunit protein eS7-like, whose protein sequence is MPTAKIVKPQGEPDEFEQTISQALLELELNSTDLRSSLRELYISGAKEIDVAGKKAIVIFVPVPQIRPFQKIQTRLVRELEKKFSGKHVVIVAQRRILPRQTRKSRNQKQKRPRSRTLTSVHDAILEDLVFPSEIVGKRTRVKMDGSRLIKVHLDKLQQTNVDHKLDTFSTVYKKLTGKDVVFEFPSYD, encoded by the exons ATGCCTACAGCAAAAATAGTGAAGCCTCAAGGCGAGCCTGATGAATTTGAACAGACAATTTCCCAG GCTCTTTTGGAGCTTGAACTGAACTCCACGGATTTGAGGTCAAGCCTCCGAGAGTTGTACATATCAGGAGCGAAG GAGATAGATGTGGCTGGCAAGAAGGCTATTGTCATATTTGTACCAGTACCCCAAATCAGGCCTTTTCAGAAGATCCAG ACCCGTCTGGTTCGAGAGCTTGAGAAAAAGTTCAGTGGAAAACATGTGGTCATTGTTGCTCAG AGAAGAATACTCCCAAGACAAACAAGGAAATCAAGGaatcaaaagcaaaaaagaCCAAGAAG TCGTACTTTGACTTCTGTCCATGATGCAATTCTTGAGGACTTGGTCTTCCCAAGTGAAATAGTGGGCAAAAGGACAAGAGTTAAAATGGACGGATCAAGGTTAATCAAAGT TCACCTTGACAAGCTTCAGCAAACTAATGTAGATCACAAG TTGGACACATTCTCCACTGTGTACAAGAAGCTCACAGGCAAGGACGTGGTGTTCGAGTTCCCAAGTTATGACTGA